The proteins below come from a single Parageobacillus toebii NBRC 107807 genomic window:
- the radA gene encoding DNA repair protein RadA produces MGKKKTKFVCQECGYESAKWLGRCPGCSTWNSMVEEIERTKPMTRGVFVHSTDDIISKPVPITTVTTTQEPRIQTNISEFNRVLGGGIVKGSLVLIGGDPGIGKSTLLLQVSAQLAAMQHKVLYISGEESVKQTKLRADRLHIASDQLYVLAETDLEYIAEAIENVRPACVVIDSIQTIYRADITSAPGSVSQVRECTAELMKIAKTKGIAIFIVGHVTKEGAIAGPRILEHMVDTVLYFEGERHHTYRILRAVKNRFGSTNEIGIFEMRDSGLIEVENPSEVFLEERSRGAAGSTVVAAMEGTRPVLVEIQALVSPTSFGNPRRMATGIDHNRVSLLMAVLEKRVGLLLQNQDAYLKVAGGVKLDEPAIDLAIAVSIASSFRDQPTNPSDVIIGEVGLTGEVRRVSRIEQRVQEAVKLGFSRIIIPKNNLAGWNPPKHITVIGVSHVAEALEHTLQ; encoded by the coding sequence ATGGGGAAAAAGAAAACAAAGTTTGTTTGTCAAGAATGCGGTTATGAATCAGCGAAATGGCTTGGAAGATGTCCAGGATGCAGTACATGGAATTCGATGGTCGAGGAAATTGAGCGGACAAAGCCAATGACAAGAGGAGTGTTTGTGCATTCCACGGATGATATCATCTCAAAACCAGTTCCAATTACTACCGTGACCACAACGCAAGAGCCGCGCATACAAACGAATATTTCTGAATTTAACCGCGTATTAGGTGGGGGAATTGTGAAAGGTTCGCTCGTTTTAATCGGTGGGGATCCAGGCATTGGAAAATCAACGCTTCTTTTGCAAGTTTCTGCGCAACTTGCTGCTATGCAACATAAAGTATTATATATATCCGGCGAAGAATCCGTAAAACAAACGAAATTGCGCGCTGACCGCCTTCACATTGCTTCCGACCAATTGTATGTATTAGCGGAGACGGATTTGGAATATATTGCAGAAGCAATCGAAAATGTTCGCCCCGCTTGTGTTGTGATTGATTCGATTCAAACGATTTACCGTGCAGATATTACGTCCGCACCAGGAAGTGTATCGCAAGTCCGTGAATGTACAGCGGAACTGATGAAAATTGCCAAAACAAAAGGAATTGCCATTTTTATTGTCGGCCATGTAACGAAAGAGGGAGCGATTGCCGGTCCAAGAATTTTAGAGCATATGGTGGATACGGTTCTTTATTTCGAAGGAGAACGTCACCATACGTATCGTATTTTACGGGCGGTGAAAAACCGTTTCGGCTCCACAAATGAAATTGGTATTTTTGAAATGAGAGATTCAGGACTTATCGAGGTCGAAAACCCTTCAGAAGTGTTTTTAGAAGAACGTTCCCGAGGGGCGGCAGGTTCAACCGTTGTCGCAGCAATGGAAGGAACTCGTCCTGTATTAGTCGAAATTCAAGCATTAGTATCTCCAACGAGTTTTGGCAACCCGCGGCGGATGGCAACAGGAATCGACCATAACCGTGTTTCTTTATTAATGGCTGTATTGGAAAAAAGGGTCGGCCTGCTTTTACAAAATCAGGACGCTTACTTGAAAGTGGCAGGGGGAGTAAAATTAGACGAGCCAGCGATTGATTTGGCGATTGCCGTAAGCATTGCCTCAAGTTTCCGCGATCAGCCAACCAACCCGTCCGATGTGATTATCGGCGAGGTCGGTTTAACTGGGGAAGTACGCCGTGTTTCCCGTATTGAACAACGGGTGCAAGAAGCAGTAAAATTAGGGTTTTCTCGCATCATTATTCCTAAAAACAATTTAGCAGGATGGAATCCGCCAAAACATATAACCGTGATCGGTGTGTCCCACGTTGCCGAGGCACTTGAACATACGTTGCAGTAA
- a CDS encoding PIN/TRAM domain-containing protein, with the protein MVKRIVQLFFLVVGGTLGVVFLPNLLRLMNISDISLLNNSYTLAVLGALIFFMMTFWLVDYIVDMIRWVEESLVKVPVADLLFGSLGLIFGLIIAFLVVMPLQSFQFQVVNTVLPIFLTILLGYLGFQVGFKKRHELMNLFSLSNRMAKKKGTEEETGLSKDSPVKILDTSVIIDGRIADICQTGFLEGTIVIPRFVLEELQHIADSSDVLKRNRGRRGLDILNRIQKELDMKVEIYEGDFDDIQEVDSKLVKLAKLTSGVVVTNDFNLNKVCELQNVRVLNINDLANAVKPVVLPGEELNVHVIKDGKEHNQGVAYLDDGTMIVVEDGKDYIGKRVDVLVTSVLQTSAGRMIFAKLKLLQKAL; encoded by the coding sequence ATGGTAAAACGGATCGTTCAGTTGTTTTTTCTTGTTGTTGGAGGAACATTAGGTGTTGTTTTCTTGCCAAATTTGTTGCGCCTTATGAATATAAGCGACATTTCATTATTAAATAATTCATATACATTAGCGGTATTAGGAGCACTTATTTTCTTTATGATGACTTTTTGGCTAGTAGATTATATTGTAGATATGATTCGCTGGGTCGAGGAATCGCTCGTTAAAGTGCCTGTTGCTGATCTTTTATTTGGCAGTTTAGGGCTTATTTTCGGCCTTATTATTGCGTTTTTAGTCGTCATGCCGCTGCAATCGTTTCAGTTTCAAGTCGTCAATACGGTGCTGCCAATATTTTTGACGATCCTGCTTGGTTATTTAGGATTTCAAGTCGGATTTAAAAAACGGCATGAATTAATGAATTTATTTTCTCTTTCCAATCGAATGGCAAAGAAAAAGGGGACAGAAGAAGAGACCGGCTTATCAAAAGACAGTCCTGTAAAAATTTTAGACACAAGTGTAATTATTGATGGCCGAATTGCGGATATTTGCCAAACAGGTTTTTTAGAAGGAACGATTGTCATTCCTCGTTTTGTGCTTGAAGAATTGCAACATATTGCAGATTCATCTGATGTGTTAAAACGCAATCGTGGCCGACGTGGACTTGACATTTTAAACCGCATTCAAAAGGAATTGGACATGAAAGTGGAAATTTATGAAGGTGATTTTGACGATATTCAAGAGGTAGACAGTAAGCTGGTGAAGTTGGCAAAATTAACATCAGGTGTTGTCGTCACGAATGATTTCAATTTAAATAAAGTATGTGAGCTGCAAAATGTGCGTGTCCTTAATATTAATGATTTAGCGAATGCGGTGAAACCGGTTGTTCTCCCTGGGGAAGAATTAAACGTTCATGTGATCAAAGATGGCAAGGAGCACAATCAAGGTGTGGCGTACTTAGATGATGGAACAATGATTGTCGTGGAAGACGGAAAAGATTATATAGGCAAACGGGTTGACGTATTGGTGACAAGCGTGTTACAAACATCAGCAGGGAGAATGATTTTCGCGAAGCTAAAGCTATTGCAAAAAGCGTTATAA
- the ispD gene encoding 2-C-methyl-D-erythritol 4-phosphate cytidylyltransferase translates to MMYEVVIPAAGQGKRMKAGVNKQLIELQNEPLIVHTLKVFENDEWCRGIIVVINEAERTQFEQLFSRFHIKKITAIVSGGKERQHSVYNGLKAVKNGDIVLIHDGARPFVTIEHIHELVKEAKEHGAAIPAVRVKDTIKKARDQFVEETVERSSLWAVQTPQAFHVSLVLRAHEQAQKDGYIGTDDASLVERIGGKVKIVEGDYRNIKLTTPDDLLFAEAILSSWVIS, encoded by the coding sequence ATGATGTATGAGGTAGTCATTCCTGCAGCCGGGCAAGGAAAGCGAATGAAGGCAGGAGTTAATAAACAATTGATTGAACTTCAAAACGAACCGCTAATTGTGCACACATTAAAAGTGTTTGAAAACGATGAATGGTGCCGTGGTATTATTGTTGTGATTAATGAAGCGGAAAGAACACAGTTTGAACAATTATTTTCTCGTTTCCATATTAAAAAAATCACTGCGATCGTAAGCGGTGGAAAAGAGCGACAACATAGCGTGTACAATGGACTGAAAGCGGTGAAAAATGGGGATATTGTGCTTATTCATGATGGTGCGCGTCCGTTCGTTACTATAGAGCACATTCATGAATTAGTAAAAGAAGCGAAGGAACACGGTGCGGCAATTCCGGCTGTGCGCGTTAAAGACACTATCAAAAAGGCGCGCGATCAGTTTGTTGAGGAAACGGTGGAACGCTCTAGCTTGTGGGCTGTACAAACTCCACAAGCTTTTCATGTTTCTCTCGTTTTAAGGGCACATGAGCAGGCACAAAAAGATGGTTATATTGGCACAGATGATGCAAGTCTTGTAGAGCGAATTGGCGGGAAAGTAAAAATTGTCGAAGGCGATTACCGCAATATTAAATTAACGACACCGGATGATTTATTATTTGCTGAAGCGATTTTATCAAGTTGGGTAATTTCATAA
- the ispF gene encoding 2-C-methyl-D-erythritol 2,4-cyclodiphosphate synthase yields the protein MFRIGQGFDVHQLVEGRPLIIGGVRIPYEKGLLGHSDADVLLHAVADACLGAIAAGDIGKHFPDTDDCYKDADSALLLKQVWELVKQQGYELANLDCTIIAQKPKMAPHIEQMKENIANLLEGELSQVNVKATTTEKLGFTGREEGIAAQAVVLLQKK from the coding sequence ATGTTTCGCATTGGTCAAGGATTTGATGTTCATCAGCTTGTCGAGGGCCGTCCCCTCATCATTGGAGGCGTTCGCATTCCATACGAAAAAGGGTTGCTCGGCCATTCCGACGCCGATGTATTGTTGCATGCGGTCGCAGATGCATGTTTAGGAGCAATTGCTGCAGGTGATATTGGCAAGCATTTTCCAGATACCGATGACTGCTATAAGGACGCTGATTCTGCGCTATTATTAAAACAAGTATGGGAATTAGTCAAGCAGCAAGGATACGAACTTGCTAATCTCGATTGCACGATTATCGCACAAAAGCCAAAGATGGCGCCACATATTGAGCAAATGAAAGAAAACATTGCGAATTTGTTAGAAGGAGAACTGTCACAAGTCAATGTCAAAGCAACAACGACGGAAAAGTTAGGTTTTACTGGCCGAGAAGAAGGAATTGCTGCTCAAGCGGTCGTATTATTGCAAAAAAAATAA
- the gltX gene encoding glutamate--tRNA ligase, with product MSQEVRVRYAPSPTGHLHIGGARTALFNYLFARHHNGKFIVRIEDTDIERNVEGGEQSQLENLKWLGIDYDESVDKDGGYGPYRQTERLDIYRKYVNELLEKGYAYKCFCTPEELEKEREAQRAAGIAAPQYSGKCRHLTKEQVAQLEAEGKPYTIRVKVPEGKVYEFEDIVRGKVTFESKDIGDWVIMKANGIPTYNFAVVIDDHLMKITHVFRGEEHLSNTPKQLMIYDYFGWEPPKFAHLTLIVNENRKKLSKRDESIIQFVSQYKELGYLPEALFNFFALLGWSPEGEEEIFSKEELIRIFDVSRLSKSPSMFDTKKLTWMNNQYIKKLDLDRLVEISLPHLIKAGRLPEQMSEEQRQWARDLIALYQEQMSYGAEIVELSELFFKEDIEYNEEAKEVLAGEQVPDVLKTFLEEVKQLEPFTAENIKAAIKSVQKATGQKGKKLFMPIRVAVTGQTHGPELPFAIQLLGKEKVISRLEKVIH from the coding sequence ATGTCACAAGAAGTGAGAGTGCGATACGCACCGAGCCCAACCGGTCATTTACATATTGGCGGTGCAAGAACGGCGTTATTTAACTATTTATTTGCTCGTCATCATAATGGAAAATTTATTGTACGTATTGAGGATACGGATATCGAACGAAACGTAGAAGGTGGCGAACAGTCGCAGTTAGAAAACTTAAAATGGTTAGGCATTGATTATGACGAGTCGGTGGATAAAGACGGCGGATACGGTCCATATCGCCAAACAGAACGTCTCGATATATATCGTAAATACGTGAATGAACTTTTAGAAAAAGGATATGCGTATAAATGTTTCTGCACGCCAGAAGAGCTGGAAAAAGAGCGGGAAGCGCAAAGAGCGGCAGGGATTGCAGCACCGCAATATAGCGGAAAGTGCCGCCATTTAACGAAAGAACAAGTCGCACAATTGGAAGCAGAAGGAAAGCCGTATACGATTCGTGTAAAAGTACCTGAAGGAAAAGTATATGAATTTGAAGATATCGTACGTGGAAAAGTGACGTTTGAATCAAAAGATATTGGCGATTGGGTCATTATGAAAGCAAACGGCATCCCAACATACAATTTTGCTGTTGTTATTGATGACCACTTAATGAAAATTACCCACGTGTTCCGCGGTGAAGAACATTTATCGAACACGCCGAAACAGTTAATGATTTACGACTATTTCGGGTGGGAGCCGCCGAAATTTGCTCATTTAACGTTAATTGTAAATGAGAATCGCAAAAAACTTTCAAAACGTGATGAATCGATTATTCAATTTGTTTCTCAATATAAAGAGCTTGGCTATTTGCCAGAAGCGTTGTTTAACTTCTTTGCACTATTAGGATGGTCACCAGAAGGGGAAGAAGAAATTTTCTCGAAAGAGGAACTCATTCGTATTTTTGATGTTTCCCGATTGTCCAAATCACCATCGATGTTCGATACGAAAAAGTTGACATGGATGAATAACCAATATATTAAAAAATTAGACTTAGACCGATTAGTGGAAATTTCATTGCCGCACTTGATTAAAGCCGGCCGCCTGCCAGAACAAATGAGTGAAGAACAACGTCAATGGGCGCGTGATTTAATTGCATTATACCAAGAACAAATGAGTTATGGAGCGGAAATTGTAGAGCTATCGGAGTTGTTCTTTAAAGAAGACATTGAGTATAATGAAGAAGCGAAAGAAGTGTTAGCTGGCGAACAAGTCCCTGATGTGTTAAAAACATTTTTAGAAGAAGTGAAACAGCTTGAGCCGTTTACGGCAGAAAATATTAAAGCGGCAATTAAATCGGTGCAAAAAGCGACAGGACAAAAAGGGAAAAAATTGTTTATGCCGATTCGCGTTGCGGTAACAGGGCAAACACACGGCCCGGAACTGCCATTTGCGATTCAATTATTAGGAAAGGAAAAAGTTATAAGCCGATTAGAAAAAGTAATTCATTAA
- the cysE gene encoding serine O-acetyltransferase, which yields MFKTLKEDIEVIFEQDPAARSYLEVILTYSGLHAIWAHRIAHALYKRKFYFLARLISQISRFFTGIEIHPGAKIGRRFFIDHGMGVVIGETCEIGDNVTVYQGVTLGGTGKEKGKRHPTIKDNCLIAAGAKVLGSITIGENSKIGAGSVVLKDVPPNSTVVGIPGRVVVRNGVKVKKDLNHTDLPDPVADRIKELEAEIARLREEIESLKKERKVEDEQHSTL from the coding sequence ATGTTTAAAACACTTAAGGAAGATATTGAGGTGATTTTTGAGCAAGATCCAGCAGCAAGAAGCTATTTAGAAGTTATTTTAACATACTCTGGCCTTCACGCGATTTGGGCGCACCGTATTGCTCATGCATTATATAAGCGTAAATTTTACTTTCTTGCCCGCCTTATTTCGCAAATTAGCCGCTTTTTTACAGGCATTGAAATTCACCCGGGAGCGAAAATCGGCCGCCGCTTTTTCATCGATCATGGCATGGGTGTGGTGATTGGCGAAACATGTGAAATTGGAGATAATGTAACTGTGTATCAAGGTGTAACATTAGGAGGAACAGGGAAAGAAAAAGGAAAGCGCCATCCAACGATTAAAGACAACTGCTTAATTGCAGCAGGTGCGAAAGTGCTCGGTTCCATTACGATTGGAGAAAACTCAAAAATCGGAGCAGGTTCTGTTGTGTTGAAAGACGTTCCACCGAACTCCACGGTTGTTGGCATTCCGGGACGAGTGGTTGTCCGCAATGGTGTGAAAGTGAAAAAAGACTTAAATCATACGGACTTGCCAGATCCGGTTGCCGATCGCATTAAAGAGTTAGAAGCAGAAATTGCAAGATTGCGTGAAGAAATTGAAAGCTTAAAGAAGGAAAGGAAGGTCGAAGATGAGCAGCATTCGACTTTATAA
- the cysS gene encoding cysteine--tRNA ligase: MSSIRLYNTLTRKKELFEPLEPNKVKMYVCGPTVYNYIHIGNARAAIVFDTIRRYLEFRGYEVKYVSNFTDVDDKLIKAARELGEDVPTIAERFIQAYFEDITALGCKKADVHPRVTENIDTIIEFIQTLIDRGYAYEVDGDVYYRTRKFKEYGKLSHQSIDELKAGARIEVGEKKEDPLDFALWKAAKEGEICWDSPWGKGRPGWHIECSAMARKYLGDTIDIHAGGQDLTFPHHENEIAQSEALTGKPFAKYWLHNGYLNINNEKMSKSLGNFVLVHDIIQQIDPQVLRFFMLSVHYRHPINYSEELLESAKKGLERLKTSYFNLKHRLQSSTNLTDDDDQWLARIQEQHEAFIREMDDDFNTANGIAVLFELSKQANLYLLEKNTSERVIHAFLREFEQLLDVLGITLQEEELLDEEIEALIQKRNEARKNRNFALADQIRDELKAKNIILEDTPQGTRWKRG, encoded by the coding sequence ATGAGCAGCATTCGACTTTATAACACGTTAACAAGAAAAAAGGAACTGTTTGAACCGTTAGAACCGAATAAAGTAAAAATGTATGTATGCGGTCCAACCGTATATAACTATATTCATATTGGGAACGCCCGCGCCGCGATTGTGTTTGATACGATTCGCCGTTACCTAGAGTTTCGCGGTTATGAAGTGAAATACGTCTCCAATTTTACGGATGTGGATGACAAGTTAATTAAGGCGGCGCGCGAATTAGGAGAAGATGTGCCGACAATCGCGGAGCGTTTTATTCAAGCGTATTTTGAAGATATTACAGCGCTTGGATGCAAAAAAGCGGATGTTCATCCACGCGTAACGGAAAATATAGATACGATTATTGAATTTATTCAAACATTAATCGATAGAGGTTATGCATACGAAGTAGACGGGGATGTGTACTATCGTACAAGGAAATTTAAAGAATATGGAAAACTCTCGCATCAATCTATTGATGAACTAAAAGCGGGAGCGCGCATCGAAGTAGGGGAAAAGAAAGAAGATCCGCTTGATTTTGCGTTATGGAAAGCGGCAAAAGAAGGCGAAATTTGCTGGGATAGCCCGTGGGGAAAAGGGCGTCCGGGATGGCATATCGAGTGCTCGGCAATGGCGCGTAAATATTTAGGGGATACGATTGATATTCATGCCGGTGGTCAAGATTTGACGTTTCCTCATCATGAAAACGAAATTGCACAATCAGAAGCGTTAACAGGAAAACCGTTTGCGAAATATTGGCTTCATAACGGATATTTAAATATTAATAACGAAAAAATGTCAAAATCGCTAGGTAATTTTGTGCTCGTTCACGATATTATCCAGCAAATCGATCCGCAAGTATTACGGTTCTTTATGCTTTCTGTTCATTACCGACATCCGATTAACTATAGTGAAGAATTATTAGAAAGCGCGAAAAAAGGATTGGAACGGTTAAAAACGTCCTATTTTAATTTAAAACATCGATTGCAAAGCAGCACGAACTTAACCGATGATGATGATCAATGGCTTGCGCGCATTCAAGAGCAACATGAGGCATTTATTCGGGAGATGGACGATGATTTTAACACAGCCAATGGGATTGCCGTGTTATTTGAGCTATCGAAACAAGCGAACTTATATTTGTTGGAAAAAAATACGTCCGAACGCGTCATTCATGCATTTTTGCGTGAATTTGAACAGCTGTTAGATGTACTGGGTATTACGTTGCAAGAAGAGGAATTATTGGACGAGGAAATCGAAGCGCTTATTCAAAAGCGGAACGAAGCGAGAAAAAATCGGAATTTTGCTTTAGCGGATCAAATTCGTGATGAATTAAAGGCGAAAAACATTATTTTAGAAGATACGCCGCAAGGTACGAGATGGAAAAGAGGATAA
- a CDS encoding Mini-ribonuclease 3, whose amino-acid sequence MSLLQPIKDVKQLNGLALAYIGDAVYELYVRHHLLSNGSVKPHQLHKQAIQYVSAKAQAKVLLTLLENELLTEEEQSVVRRGRNAKSGTIPKNTDVQTYRYSTAFEALIGYHFLGNNEKRVEEIIRCSFAIIEGEEREL is encoded by the coding sequence ATGAGTCTTTTACAGCCGATCAAAGATGTAAAACAACTAAACGGATTAGCGCTTGCTTACATTGGGGATGCCGTATACGAACTTTATGTACGGCATCACCTTCTTTCAAACGGAAGTGTGAAGCCGCATCAGCTTCATAAACAAGCGATTCAATATGTATCAGCGAAAGCACAAGCAAAAGTGTTGTTAACATTATTAGAAAATGAATTATTAACAGAAGAAGAGCAGTCGGTCGTTCGCCGAGGAAGAAACGCCAAATCTGGTACGATTCCCAAAAACACGGATGTGCAGACGTACCGATATAGTACAGCATTTGAAGCGCTTATTGGCTATCATTTTTTAGGAAATAATGAAAAACGAGTTGAGGAGATTATTCGCTGTTCTTTTGCGATTATTGAAGGTGAGGAAAGGGAGTTGTAG
- the rlmB gene encoding 23S rRNA (guanosine(2251)-2'-O)-methyltransferase RlmB, translated as MDFIIGKNPVIEALKSEREINKIWIAEGVQRNSIQPIIQLAKQNGVLVQYVPKKKLDQMVEGAHQGVVAQVAAYRYYEVDDLFARASEKNEPPFFLILDELEDPHNLGSIMRTADAVGAHGIIIPKRRSVGLTATVAKASTGAIEYVPVARVTNLARTIDELKERGVWIVGTDAKAKDDYRSLDGTMPLALVIGSEGKGIGRLILEKCDFLIHLPMRGHVTSLNASVAASLLMYEVYRKRYPQGE; from the coding sequence ATGGATTTTATTATTGGAAAAAATCCTGTCATCGAGGCATTGAAATCAGAAAGGGAAATTAACAAGATTTGGATAGCAGAAGGTGTGCAGCGCAACTCTATCCAACCGATTATTCAGCTTGCTAAGCAAAATGGTGTGCTTGTGCAATATGTTCCGAAAAAAAAGCTTGATCAAATGGTGGAAGGGGCGCACCAAGGAGTTGTCGCTCAAGTTGCGGCGTACCGTTATTACGAGGTGGATGATTTATTTGCGCGAGCATCCGAAAAAAACGAACCGCCATTTTTTCTCATTCTTGATGAATTGGAAGATCCACATAACTTAGGTTCGATTATGCGAACGGCTGATGCCGTAGGCGCCCACGGAATCATTATTCCGAAACGCCGTTCTGTAGGATTGACAGCAACGGTAGCAAAAGCTTCGACAGGTGCGATCGAATATGTCCCCGTTGCGCGAGTGACGAATTTAGCGAGAACGATTGATGAATTAAAAGAGCGCGGTGTATGGATTGTTGGAACAGATGCCAAAGCAAAAGATGACTATCGCTCCCTTGACGGAACGATGCCGCTGGCTCTTGTCATTGGCAGTGAAGGAAAAGGAATCGGAAGGCTCATTTTAGAAAAATGCGATTTTCTCATTCATTTGCCGATGAGAGGGCATGTTACGTCATTGAATGCTTCTGTCGCTGCAAGTCTTCTCATGTATGAGGTGTACCGCAAACGTTATCCGCAAGGAGAATAA
- a CDS encoding NYN domain-containing protein, whose protein sequence is MNILIVDGYNMIGAWPELRKLKEEDDLAAARDLLISKMAEYQGFTGDQVIIVFDAHLIQGNEKKYKDHQVEVIFTKENETADERIERLAKSLINVQTKVYVATSDYTEQWTIFSQGALRKSARELLVEMESIEKAISKKLQNIQEQTPMSKVPLTDEIAEIFERWRRGQK, encoded by the coding sequence ATGAATATTCTGATTGTCGATGGCTATAACATGATCGGTGCTTGGCCGGAGCTTCGCAAGCTGAAAGAGGAGGATGACCTTGCTGCGGCAAGGGATTTATTGATTTCCAAAATGGCCGAGTACCAAGGATTTACTGGAGATCAAGTCATTATCGTTTTCGATGCGCACCTCATACAAGGGAATGAGAAAAAATATAAAGATCATCAAGTCGAAGTTATTTTTACCAAAGAAAATGAGACAGCGGATGAACGGATTGAAAGGTTAGCAAAAAGCTTAATTAATGTGCAAACAAAGGTGTATGTCGCCACGTCGGATTATACGGAGCAATGGACGATTTTTAGTCAAGGGGCGTTGCGTAAGTCGGCACGTGAACTTTTAGTCGAAATGGAGTCTATCGAAAAGGCTATTTCAAAAAAATTACAAAATATACAAGAACAAACTCCTATGTCTAAAGTTCCATTGACAGATGAAATTGCTGAAATTTTCGAAAGATGGCGAAGAGGGCAAAAATGA
- the sigH gene encoding RNA polymerase sporulation sigma factor SigH: MCDCFKEKTYKNYKHLEDEQLVELVHQGDGDALDFLIHKYQNFVRAKARSYFLVGADREDIIQEGMIGLYKAVRDFKGDKLSSFKAFAELCITRQMITAIKTATRQKHIPLNSYVSLDRPIYDDESDRTLMDVISGTKAMDPEELIVNREEVDDIEVKMTELLSDLERKVLALYLDGRSYQEISEELNRHVKSIDNALQRVKRKLEKYLEYREISL, translated from the coding sequence GTGTGCGATTGCTTCAAAGAAAAAACATATAAAAACTATAAACATTTGGAAGATGAGCAATTAGTTGAACTTGTGCATCAAGGGGATGGAGATGCGCTAGATTTTTTGATTCATAAGTATCAAAATTTTGTACGTGCCAAAGCGCGCTCTTATTTTTTAGTCGGCGCCGATCGGGAAGATATCATTCAAGAAGGAATGATTGGTTTATATAAGGCGGTTCGCGATTTTAAAGGGGACAAGCTTTCCTCTTTTAAAGCGTTTGCAGAACTTTGTATTACAAGGCAGATGATCACTGCAATTAAAACAGCGACAAGACAAAAACATATTCCGCTTAATTCTTATGTATCTTTGGATAGACCTATTTATGATGATGAATCAGACCGGACGCTGATGGATGTCATTTCTGGAACGAAAGCGATGGATCCAGAAGAACTGATCGTCAATCGCGAGGAAGTCGATGATATCGAGGTGAAAATGACCGAACTGCTCAGCGATTTGGAGCGGAAAGTGCTTGCTTTATATTTAGATGGTCGCTCATATCAAGAAATTTCTGAAGAGCTAAATCGCCATGTCAAATCGATTGATAACGCCCTTCAGCGCGTAAAAAGAAAACTGGAAAAATATTTGGAATATCGTGAAATTAGTCTTTAG
- the rpmG gene encoding 50S ribosomal protein L33: MRKKIILACSQCNSRNYVTMKNVNRCQERFETSKFCKTCNMHTTHRETK; this comes from the coding sequence ATGAGGAAAAAAATTATTTTAGCTTGCAGTCAATGCAATAGTCGAAATTATGTTACAATGAAAAACGTCAACCGTTGTCAAGAACGCTTTGAAACGAGCAAATTTTGCAAAACTTGCAATATGCATACGACCCACCGCGAAACGAAATAA
- the secE gene encoding preprotein translocase subunit SecE encodes MQRIMNFFKEVAREMKKVSWPSRKELVNYTAIVLATVVFFTVFFAIVDLGISKLIRLVFE; translated from the coding sequence ATGCAACGAATAATGAATTTTTTTAAAGAAGTAGCACGGGAAATGAAAAAAGTAAGCTGGCCAAGCCGAAAAGAACTTGTCAATTATACGGCTATTGTATTGGCCACCGTTGTGTTTTTTACGGTCTTTTTCGCTATTGTTGATCTAGGTATTTCTAAATTAATTCGTCTTGTTTTTGAATAA
- the nusG gene encoding transcription termination/antitermination protein NusG: MEKNWYVIHTYSGYENKVKANLEKRVESMGMQDKIFRIVVPEETETDTKNGKKKATKKKVFPGYVLVEMVMTDDSWYVVRNTPGVTGFVGSSGAGSKPTPLLEEEVEMILKRMGMPLTEIDVDYELNETVRVKEGPFANFTGKIEEIDLDKRKVKVLVNMFGRETPVEFEFSQIEKI, from the coding sequence ATGGAGAAAAATTGGTATGTCATTCATACGTATTCAGGCTATGAAAATAAAGTAAAAGCCAACTTGGAAAAGCGCGTGGAATCAATGGGTATGCAAGATAAAATTTTTCGCATCGTCGTTCCTGAAGAAACGGAAACAGATACAAAAAACGGAAAGAAGAAGGCAACAAAGAAAAAAGTATTTCCAGGGTATGTGTTAGTGGAGATGGTGATGACCGATGATTCCTGGTATGTAGTACGCAACACGCCAGGAGTAACAGGGTTTGTTGGATCAAGCGGGGCAGGTTCAAAACCAACGCCACTTCTTGAAGAGGAAGTCGAAATGATTTTAAAACGAATGGGTATGCCGTTGACGGAGATCGATGTAGACTATGAATTAAATGAAACGGTAAGGGTGAAAGAAGGTCCTTTTGCTAACTTTACCGGTAAAATTGAAGAGATCGATCTAGATAAGAGAAAAGTAAAAGTGCTTGTCAATATGTTTGGTCGCGAAACACCAGTGGAATTTGAGTTTTCACAAATTGAAAAAATATAA